A portion of the Channa argus isolate prfri chromosome 19, Channa argus male v1.0, whole genome shotgun sequence genome contains these proteins:
- the LOC137104459 gene encoding UDP-N-acetylglucosamine transporter TMEM241 homolog isoform X3, protein MQWKRHVAGLAFISVFVVSYFTNKFVLSVLKFTYPTLFQGWQTFIGAVLLLLFGKLGWVEMSRITRSAALSWLPASLLFVGNIYAGSRALSRIDIPFFFTLQNSSHVVSYVILKVVQREKTQWLKLISICLMMLSAVNLPLNDPQFDYGGYLWAVGHLFCVGKSGAYRVFQVHYKSSNLSDIEQQCINYVFSVLLLAVAAHPTGDLMGALEFPSLQSHTFHCGCCASALLGFLLLLATVRLKSGLSLEHFRVWMFLSKVTAVCLSPFLFFMDINAPSLICVVISHVGEALFVYSEREL, encoded by the exons ATGCAGTGGAAGAGACACGTCGCCGGCCTCGCTTTTATCTCCGTTTTCGTTGTGTCATATTTTACCAATAAG ttCGTCTTGTCTGTGTTGAAATTCACCTATCCCACTTTATTTCAAGG ATGGCAGACATTTATTGGGGCTGTCCTCCTCCTACTGTTTGGAAAGCTGGGATGGGTGGAAATGAGCCGCATCACCAG GTCAGCAGCTCTTTCCTGGCTCCCAGCCTCCCTCCTGTTTGTAGGAAACATATATGCCGGTTCCAGGGCCTTGTCTCGCATA GACATTCCTTTCTTCTTCACGCTTCAGAATTCCTCCCATGTTGTTAGTTACGTAATCCTGAAGGTGGTGCAGAGAGAG AAGACACAGTGGCTTAAATTGATCAG CATTTGCCTCATGATGCTTTCAGCCGTCAACCTTCCCCTCAATGATCCACAG TTTGACTACGGTGGCTACCTGTGGGCTGTGGGTCATCTGTTCTGTGTTGGCAAGTCTG GTGCTTACAGGGTCTTTCAAGTTCACTACAAGTCCAGTAATTTGAG TGACATTGAACAACAGTGCATTAATTACGTGTTCAG TGTACTGCTGCTGGCTGTTGCTGCTCACCCAACAG GTGACCTCATGGGTGCCCTAGAGTTCCCCTCCCTTCAGTCTCACACGTTTCACTGTGGATGCTGTGCCAG TGCACTGCTGgggtttctgctgctgttggccACAGTCAGACTAAAAAGTGGACTGTCCCTTGAACACTTTCGGGTTTGGATGTTTTTGTCCAAG GTTACTGCCGTGTGCCTTTCTCCATTCCTGTTCTTCATGGACATTAATGCTCCATCACTTATTTG TGTGGTCATCAGCCATGTTGGGGAGGCCCTTTTTGTGTATTCCGAGAGAGAGTTGTGA
- the LOC137104459 gene encoding UDP-N-acetylglucosamine transporter TMEM241 homolog isoform X2, producing the protein MQWKRHVAGLAFISVFVVSYFTNKFVLSVLKFTYPTLFQGHAFRWQTFIGAVLLLLFGKLGWVEMSRITRSAALSWLPASLLFVGNIYAGSRALSRIDIPFFFTLQNSSHVVSYVILKVVQREKTQWLKLISICLMMLSAVNLPLNDPQFDYGGYLWAVGHLFCVGAYRVFQVHYKSSNLSDIEQQCINYVFSVLLLAVAAHPTGDLMGALEFPSLQSHTFHCGCCASALLGFLLLLATVRLKSGLSLEHFRVWMFLSKVTAVCLSPFLFFMDINAPSLICVVISHVGEALFVYSEREL; encoded by the exons ATGCAGTGGAAGAGACACGTCGCCGGCCTCGCTTTTATCTCCGTTTTCGTTGTGTCATATTTTACCAATAAG ttCGTCTTGTCTGTGTTGAAATTCACCTATCCCACTTTATTTCAAGG ACATGCTTTCAGATGGCAGACATTTATTGGGGCTGTCCTCCTCCTACTGTTTGGAAAGCTGGGATGGGTGGAAATGAGCCGCATCACCAG GTCAGCAGCTCTTTCCTGGCTCCCAGCCTCCCTCCTGTTTGTAGGAAACATATATGCCGGTTCCAGGGCCTTGTCTCGCATA GACATTCCTTTCTTCTTCACGCTTCAGAATTCCTCCCATGTTGTTAGTTACGTAATCCTGAAGGTGGTGCAGAGAGAG AAGACACAGTGGCTTAAATTGATCAG CATTTGCCTCATGATGCTTTCAGCCGTCAACCTTCCCCTCAATGATCCACAG TTTGACTACGGTGGCTACCTGTGGGCTGTGGGTCATCTGTTCTGTGTTG GTGCTTACAGGGTCTTTCAAGTTCACTACAAGTCCAGTAATTTGAG TGACATTGAACAACAGTGCATTAATTACGTGTTCAG TGTACTGCTGCTGGCTGTTGCTGCTCACCCAACAG GTGACCTCATGGGTGCCCTAGAGTTCCCCTCCCTTCAGTCTCACACGTTTCACTGTGGATGCTGTGCCAG TGCACTGCTGgggtttctgctgctgttggccACAGTCAGACTAAAAAGTGGACTGTCCCTTGAACACTTTCGGGTTTGGATGTTTTTGTCCAAG GTTACTGCCGTGTGCCTTTCTCCATTCCTGTTCTTCATGGACATTAATGCTCCATCACTTATTTG TGTGGTCATCAGCCATGTTGGGGAGGCCCTTTTTGTGTATTCCGAGAGAGAGTTGTGA
- the LOC137104459 gene encoding UDP-N-acetylglucosamine transporter TMEM241 homolog isoform X6, with protein sequence MSSLWTVGRSTCSGRDTSPASLLSPFSLCHILPIRWQTFIGAVLLLLFGKLGWVEMSRITRSAALSWLPASLLFVGNIYAGSRALSRIDIPFFFTLQNSSHVVSYVILKVVQREKTQWLKLISICLMMLSAVNLPLNDPQFDYGGYLWAVGHLFCVGKSGAYRVFQVHYKSSNLSDIEQQCINYVFSVLLLAVAAHPTGDLMGALEFPSLQSHTFHCGCCASALLGFLLLLATVRLKSGLSLEHFRVWMFLSKVTAVCLSPFLFFMDINAPSLICVVISHVGEALFVYSEREL encoded by the exons ATGTCCTCGCTGTGGACTGTCGGCAGGTCAACATGCAGTGGAAGAGACACGTCGCCGGCCTCGCTTTTATCTCCGTTTTCGTTGTGTCATATTTTACCAATAAG ATGGCAGACATTTATTGGGGCTGTCCTCCTCCTACTGTTTGGAAAGCTGGGATGGGTGGAAATGAGCCGCATCACCAG GTCAGCAGCTCTTTCCTGGCTCCCAGCCTCCCTCCTGTTTGTAGGAAACATATATGCCGGTTCCAGGGCCTTGTCTCGCATA GACATTCCTTTCTTCTTCACGCTTCAGAATTCCTCCCATGTTGTTAGTTACGTAATCCTGAAGGTGGTGCAGAGAGAG AAGACACAGTGGCTTAAATTGATCAG CATTTGCCTCATGATGCTTTCAGCCGTCAACCTTCCCCTCAATGATCCACAG TTTGACTACGGTGGCTACCTGTGGGCTGTGGGTCATCTGTTCTGTGTTGGCAAGTCTG GTGCTTACAGGGTCTTTCAAGTTCACTACAAGTCCAGTAATTTGAG TGACATTGAACAACAGTGCATTAATTACGTGTTCAG TGTACTGCTGCTGGCTGTTGCTGCTCACCCAACAG GTGACCTCATGGGTGCCCTAGAGTTCCCCTCCCTTCAGTCTCACACGTTTCACTGTGGATGCTGTGCCAG TGCACTGCTGgggtttctgctgctgttggccACAGTCAGACTAAAAAGTGGACTGTCCCTTGAACACTTTCGGGTTTGGATGTTTTTGTCCAAG GTTACTGCCGTGTGCCTTTCTCCATTCCTGTTCTTCATGGACATTAATGCTCCATCACTTATTTG TGTGGTCATCAGCCATGTTGGGGAGGCCCTTTTTGTGTATTCCGAGAGAGAGTTGTGA
- the LOC137104459 gene encoding UDP-N-acetylglucosamine transporter TMEM241 homolog isoform X4: MWVWCQGGASTAVSVISCFVLSVLKFTYPTLFQGHAFRWQTFIGAVLLLLFGKLGWVEMSRITRSAALSWLPASLLFVGNIYAGSRALSRIDIPFFFTLQNSSHVVSYVILKVVQREKTQWLKLISICLMMLSAVNLPLNDPQFDYGGYLWAVGHLFCVGKSGAYRVFQVHYKSSNLSDIEQQCINYVFSVLLLAVAAHPTGDLMGALEFPSLQSHTFHCGCCASALLGFLLLLATVRLKSGLSLEHFRVWMFLSKVTAVCLSPFLFFMDINAPSLICVVISHVGEALFVYSEREL; the protein is encoded by the exons ATGTGGGTTTGGTGCCAGGGCGGAGCATCTACTGCTGTCAGCGTGATAAGCTGC ttCGTCTTGTCTGTGTTGAAATTCACCTATCCCACTTTATTTCAAGG ACATGCTTTCAGATGGCAGACATTTATTGGGGCTGTCCTCCTCCTACTGTTTGGAAAGCTGGGATGGGTGGAAATGAGCCGCATCACCAG GTCAGCAGCTCTTTCCTGGCTCCCAGCCTCCCTCCTGTTTGTAGGAAACATATATGCCGGTTCCAGGGCCTTGTCTCGCATA GACATTCCTTTCTTCTTCACGCTTCAGAATTCCTCCCATGTTGTTAGTTACGTAATCCTGAAGGTGGTGCAGAGAGAG AAGACACAGTGGCTTAAATTGATCAG CATTTGCCTCATGATGCTTTCAGCCGTCAACCTTCCCCTCAATGATCCACAG TTTGACTACGGTGGCTACCTGTGGGCTGTGGGTCATCTGTTCTGTGTTGGCAAGTCTG GTGCTTACAGGGTCTTTCAAGTTCACTACAAGTCCAGTAATTTGAG TGACATTGAACAACAGTGCATTAATTACGTGTTCAG TGTACTGCTGCTGGCTGTTGCTGCTCACCCAACAG GTGACCTCATGGGTGCCCTAGAGTTCCCCTCCCTTCAGTCTCACACGTTTCACTGTGGATGCTGTGCCAG TGCACTGCTGgggtttctgctgctgttggccACAGTCAGACTAAAAAGTGGACTGTCCCTTGAACACTTTCGGGTTTGGATGTTTTTGTCCAAG GTTACTGCCGTGTGCCTTTCTCCATTCCTGTTCTTCATGGACATTAATGCTCCATCACTTATTTG TGTGGTCATCAGCCATGTTGGGGAGGCCCTTTTTGTGTATTCCGAGAGAGAGTTGTGA
- the LOC137104459 gene encoding UDP-N-acetylglucosamine transporter TMEM241 homolog isoform X8: MSRITRSAALSWLPASLLFVGNIYAGSRALSRIDIPFFFTLQNSSHVVSYVILKVVQREKTQWLKLISICLMMLSAVNLPLNDPQFDYGGYLWAVGHLFCVGKSGAYRVFQVHYKSSNLSDIEQQCINYVFSVLLLAVAAHPTGDLMGALEFPSLQSHTFHCGCCASALLGFLLLLATVRLKSGLSLEHFRVWMFLSKVTAVCLSPFLFFMDINAPSLICVVISHVGEALFVYSEREL, translated from the exons ATGAGCCGCATCACCAG GTCAGCAGCTCTTTCCTGGCTCCCAGCCTCCCTCCTGTTTGTAGGAAACATATATGCCGGTTCCAGGGCCTTGTCTCGCATA GACATTCCTTTCTTCTTCACGCTTCAGAATTCCTCCCATGTTGTTAGTTACGTAATCCTGAAGGTGGTGCAGAGAGAG AAGACACAGTGGCTTAAATTGATCAG CATTTGCCTCATGATGCTTTCAGCCGTCAACCTTCCCCTCAATGATCCACAG TTTGACTACGGTGGCTACCTGTGGGCTGTGGGTCATCTGTTCTGTGTTGGCAAGTCTG GTGCTTACAGGGTCTTTCAAGTTCACTACAAGTCCAGTAATTTGAG TGACATTGAACAACAGTGCATTAATTACGTGTTCAG TGTACTGCTGCTGGCTGTTGCTGCTCACCCAACAG GTGACCTCATGGGTGCCCTAGAGTTCCCCTCCCTTCAGTCTCACACGTTTCACTGTGGATGCTGTGCCAG TGCACTGCTGgggtttctgctgctgttggccACAGTCAGACTAAAAAGTGGACTGTCCCTTGAACACTTTCGGGTTTGGATGTTTTTGTCCAAG GTTACTGCCGTGTGCCTTTCTCCATTCCTGTTCTTCATGGACATTAATGCTCCATCACTTATTTG TGTGGTCATCAGCCATGTTGGGGAGGCCCTTTTTGTGTATTCCGAGAGAGAGTTGTGA
- the LOC137104459 gene encoding UDP-N-acetylglucosamine transporter TMEM241 homolog isoform X7: MWVWCQGGASTAVSVISCFVLSVLKFTYPTLFQGWQTFIGAVLLLLFGKLGWVEMSRITRSAALSWLPASLLFVGNIYAGSRALSRIDIPFFFTLQNSSHVVSYVILKVVQREKTQWLKLISICLMMLSAVNLPLNDPQFDYGGYLWAVGHLFCVGKSGAYRVFQVHYKSSNLSDIEQQCINYVFSVLLLAVAAHPTGDLMGALEFPSLQSHTFHCGCCASALLGFLLLLATVRLKSGLSLEHFRVWMFLSKVTAVCLSPFLFFMDINAPSLICVVISHVGEALFVYSEREL; this comes from the exons ATGTGGGTTTGGTGCCAGGGCGGAGCATCTACTGCTGTCAGCGTGATAAGCTGC ttCGTCTTGTCTGTGTTGAAATTCACCTATCCCACTTTATTTCAAGG ATGGCAGACATTTATTGGGGCTGTCCTCCTCCTACTGTTTGGAAAGCTGGGATGGGTGGAAATGAGCCGCATCACCAG GTCAGCAGCTCTTTCCTGGCTCCCAGCCTCCCTCCTGTTTGTAGGAAACATATATGCCGGTTCCAGGGCCTTGTCTCGCATA GACATTCCTTTCTTCTTCACGCTTCAGAATTCCTCCCATGTTGTTAGTTACGTAATCCTGAAGGTGGTGCAGAGAGAG AAGACACAGTGGCTTAAATTGATCAG CATTTGCCTCATGATGCTTTCAGCCGTCAACCTTCCCCTCAATGATCCACAG TTTGACTACGGTGGCTACCTGTGGGCTGTGGGTCATCTGTTCTGTGTTGGCAAGTCTG GTGCTTACAGGGTCTTTCAAGTTCACTACAAGTCCAGTAATTTGAG TGACATTGAACAACAGTGCATTAATTACGTGTTCAG TGTACTGCTGCTGGCTGTTGCTGCTCACCCAACAG GTGACCTCATGGGTGCCCTAGAGTTCCCCTCCCTTCAGTCTCACACGTTTCACTGTGGATGCTGTGCCAG TGCACTGCTGgggtttctgctgctgttggccACAGTCAGACTAAAAAGTGGACTGTCCCTTGAACACTTTCGGGTTTGGATGTTTTTGTCCAAG GTTACTGCCGTGTGCCTTTCTCCATTCCTGTTCTTCATGGACATTAATGCTCCATCACTTATTTG TGTGGTCATCAGCCATGTTGGGGAGGCCCTTTTTGTGTATTCCGAGAGAGAGTTGTGA
- the LOC137104459 gene encoding UDP-N-acetylglucosamine transporter TMEM241 homolog isoform X1: MQWKRHVAGLAFISVFVVSYFTNKFVLSVLKFTYPTLFQGHAFRWQTFIGAVLLLLFGKLGWVEMSRITRSAALSWLPASLLFVGNIYAGSRALSRIDIPFFFTLQNSSHVVSYVILKVVQREKTQWLKLISICLMMLSAVNLPLNDPQFDYGGYLWAVGHLFCVGKSGAYRVFQVHYKSSNLSDIEQQCINYVFSVLLLAVAAHPTGDLMGALEFPSLQSHTFHCGCCASALLGFLLLLATVRLKSGLSLEHFRVWMFLSKVTAVCLSPFLFFMDINAPSLICVVISHVGEALFVYSEREL, translated from the exons ATGCAGTGGAAGAGACACGTCGCCGGCCTCGCTTTTATCTCCGTTTTCGTTGTGTCATATTTTACCAATAAG ttCGTCTTGTCTGTGTTGAAATTCACCTATCCCACTTTATTTCAAGG ACATGCTTTCAGATGGCAGACATTTATTGGGGCTGTCCTCCTCCTACTGTTTGGAAAGCTGGGATGGGTGGAAATGAGCCGCATCACCAG GTCAGCAGCTCTTTCCTGGCTCCCAGCCTCCCTCCTGTTTGTAGGAAACATATATGCCGGTTCCAGGGCCTTGTCTCGCATA GACATTCCTTTCTTCTTCACGCTTCAGAATTCCTCCCATGTTGTTAGTTACGTAATCCTGAAGGTGGTGCAGAGAGAG AAGACACAGTGGCTTAAATTGATCAG CATTTGCCTCATGATGCTTTCAGCCGTCAACCTTCCCCTCAATGATCCACAG TTTGACTACGGTGGCTACCTGTGGGCTGTGGGTCATCTGTTCTGTGTTGGCAAGTCTG GTGCTTACAGGGTCTTTCAAGTTCACTACAAGTCCAGTAATTTGAG TGACATTGAACAACAGTGCATTAATTACGTGTTCAG TGTACTGCTGCTGGCTGTTGCTGCTCACCCAACAG GTGACCTCATGGGTGCCCTAGAGTTCCCCTCCCTTCAGTCTCACACGTTTCACTGTGGATGCTGTGCCAG TGCACTGCTGgggtttctgctgctgttggccACAGTCAGACTAAAAAGTGGACTGTCCCTTGAACACTTTCGGGTTTGGATGTTTTTGTCCAAG GTTACTGCCGTGTGCCTTTCTCCATTCCTGTTCTTCATGGACATTAATGCTCCATCACTTATTTG TGTGGTCATCAGCCATGTTGGGGAGGCCCTTTTTGTGTATTCCGAGAGAGAGTTGTGA
- the LOC137104459 gene encoding UDP-N-acetylglucosamine transporter TMEM241 homolog isoform X5 encodes MQWKRHVAGLAFISVFVVSYFTNKFVLSVLKFTYPTLFQGWQTFIGAVLLLLFGKLGWVEMSRITRSAALSWLPASLLFVGNIYAGSRALSRIDIPFFFTLQNSSHVVSYVILKVVQREKTQWLKLISICLMMLSAVNLPLNDPQFDYGGYLWAVGHLFCVGAYRVFQVHYKSSNLSDIEQQCINYVFSVLLLAVAAHPTGDLMGALEFPSLQSHTFHCGCCASALLGFLLLLATVRLKSGLSLEHFRVWMFLSKVTAVCLSPFLFFMDINAPSLICVVISHVGEALFVYSEREL; translated from the exons ATGCAGTGGAAGAGACACGTCGCCGGCCTCGCTTTTATCTCCGTTTTCGTTGTGTCATATTTTACCAATAAG ttCGTCTTGTCTGTGTTGAAATTCACCTATCCCACTTTATTTCAAGG ATGGCAGACATTTATTGGGGCTGTCCTCCTCCTACTGTTTGGAAAGCTGGGATGGGTGGAAATGAGCCGCATCACCAG GTCAGCAGCTCTTTCCTGGCTCCCAGCCTCCCTCCTGTTTGTAGGAAACATATATGCCGGTTCCAGGGCCTTGTCTCGCATA GACATTCCTTTCTTCTTCACGCTTCAGAATTCCTCCCATGTTGTTAGTTACGTAATCCTGAAGGTGGTGCAGAGAGAG AAGACACAGTGGCTTAAATTGATCAG CATTTGCCTCATGATGCTTTCAGCCGTCAACCTTCCCCTCAATGATCCACAG TTTGACTACGGTGGCTACCTGTGGGCTGTGGGTCATCTGTTCTGTGTTG GTGCTTACAGGGTCTTTCAAGTTCACTACAAGTCCAGTAATTTGAG TGACATTGAACAACAGTGCATTAATTACGTGTTCAG TGTACTGCTGCTGGCTGTTGCTGCTCACCCAACAG GTGACCTCATGGGTGCCCTAGAGTTCCCCTCCCTTCAGTCTCACACGTTTCACTGTGGATGCTGTGCCAG TGCACTGCTGgggtttctgctgctgttggccACAGTCAGACTAAAAAGTGGACTGTCCCTTGAACACTTTCGGGTTTGGATGTTTTTGTCCAAG GTTACTGCCGTGTGCCTTTCTCCATTCCTGTTCTTCATGGACATTAATGCTCCATCACTTATTTG TGTGGTCATCAGCCATGTTGGGGAGGCCCTTTTTGTGTATTCCGAGAGAGAGTTGTGA